TTCGTGCGGAACAAAGCAAATTTGAGTAGCCGGCCATCCAGCGGCATCGGCGTGTGCTGGATCGATGACGCAATCTCGCGGGCTTCGGCTACGGGATCGCTTGAATCGCGCAGATCGTGGAAGTCCAGCTCGAAACCCGGGTAATCGATTGCCTTTTGGAAAACCTGACCGTCCACTTCGAAGAATGCGGCGCGGCATGGCTCGGCCTCTTGCAATGTTTTGCTGATTGCTTGTTTAAGCAAATCAGGCTCGACCGTGCCCTCGATTCTGATGAAGAGGCCGAGTTGCCAGTCGGTGCCGGAACGACCCGTTTCCTGTGCGAGCCAGATATCTAATTGCCGGCGCGTCAGCGGAAGGGCACGGGCGTCAAGTTCCATCCGGCCCCCTTACCCAAAAGGCTTACGCAATAAGAGCCCTACCCGGTGCCGGCTCTCGCAGCCGTATGTCGGTGCAAGAGCGTGCGATGCAGTCGAAAATAACCGCGCGGGTCGCCTTGTGGTGAACCGCTTACCCGCAGGCAGTGACGTACGCGAATGCCCACCTCGGGCGGTCCTGCTGGTCGTCGTTGACCCTGACGAAGTCGTCGTCGGCGGATTGTTGCTCACCGGTTCTCCCCGCACGTCTAATCGACATGAGTGGAACAAACCCTAGTGGACTAAAACTGGCTCCAACAGGGGATTCGGCAAAGTTCCTACTGTTAGCTGGGTGTTGGCCGTAATTTTCGGGCAGGCGAGTCGGCACAACGAATCTGCCGGGGCCGCAAACGATCTGGCCTCCCGACAGCCCAAGCCAGGGGTCCCGCAGAACTAGCGTTCACGCTACCGGCTGTAAGGCATCGCCGCTACCCGAAATCGCGGAACCGCCGCAGTCAGCGTGCCTGACCCTGGGTGGCCAGGAAGCCGGCGACGCCACGGACGAGTGCGTCGGCATATTTCTGCCGGCCATCAGGGGACTCCATCAGCGCCGAATCGACGGGGTTCTTCATGTTGCCGCACTCGACCAGGATCGCGGGGTATTGCGCCAGGTTGAGGCCGGTCAGGTCCGAGCGTCCGTACAGCCCGCCCTGGCCGATGTAGGTGGACGGCGGGATACCGGCGGCCTGCATCTGGTCGCGCATGATCCGCGCGTACTGCACCGACGGTCCGGCCTGCACCTGGTTGAGGGGCGGGGCCGAATAGTTCACATGGAATCCGCGCCCGGACGGCGGGCCGCCGTCGGCGTGGATGCTCAGGATCGCGTTGGGCCGCAACGAGTTGGCGACGTTGGCGCGCTCGTCGATGCACGGTCCGAGGGCGTTGTCGTTGCCACGGGACAGGGCGGTCCTGACACCGAGTGCGGTCAGCACGGCGCGAACCCGCAGCGCGGTGTCCCAGGTGAAGGTGTGTTCCTGGTAACCGCTGTTGGTCGCCGTGCCACTGGTCTGGCAATCCTTGGTGCCGCCGCGGCCGGTGGTGACCTGCCGGCCGATGGACGCGTCGTTGGCGCCGTTGTGGCCGGGATCGATGAAAACGACCATGCCGGCGATGTTGGATGGGGTAGCGGTCGCGGTCGGGACGATCAGGGTCGACGCGGCGACCAGCATGCTGATCGCCGTCTTGATTCCGACACGCCTGCTCACTCGTTGATCCACGGCGCAAAGGTAACGTCGCGCGGTCTACGCTGGGTGTTTCGAATCGCCGGACATCCACAGGCGAAACCAACTCGAGACCAAGATGCGAAGGGATTGTCATGCAACCCGGAGGCGATATGTCGGCGCTGCTCGCTCAGGCGCAGCAGATGCAGCAAAAGCTAATGGAAGCTCAGCAACTGCTCGCGAACGCCGAGATCCGCGGCCAGGCGGGTGGCGGCCTGGTCGAGGCAATCGTCAAAGGCAGCGGCGAGGTCGTCGCGGTCAAGATCGATCCATCGGTCGTCGACCCCTCGGACGTCGAGACGTTGCAGGACTTGATCGTCGGCGCCATGGTGGATGCCTCCAAGCAGGTCACCAAGATGGCACAGGAGCAGCTGGGATCGCTGACCGCCGGCTTGAGCGCGCCGCCCGCGCCACCGGCCCCACCGACGCAGATGCCGGGGCTCTGACCTCCCAGATGTTCGAGGGACCGGTCCAGGATCTGATCGACGAGCTCGGCAAGCTGCCGGGTATCGGGCCAAAGAGCGCGCAGCGCATCGCTTTTCACTTGTTGTCGGTCGAGCCGCCGGACATCGACCGACTCACCGCCGTGCTGGGGAGGGTCCGCGACGGCGTCCGCTTCTGCGCGGTCTGCGGCAACGTGTCCGACGACGAGCGTTGCCGGATCTGCGGCGATCCGCGCCGGGACGGTTCGCAGGTGTGTGTCGTGGAGGAACCCAAGGACGTTCAGGCCGTCGAGCGCACTCGCGAATTCCGCGGCCGCTACCACGTCCTGGGCGGTGCGCTGGATCCGCTGTCCGGCGTGGGCCCCGATCAGCTGCGGATCCGCGAGCTGCTCAGCCGCATCGGCGAGCGGGTCGACGGTGTGGACATCACCGAGGTGATCATCGCGACCGACCCCAACACCGAGGGGGAGGCGACGGCCACCTACCTGGTCCGGATGTTGCGTGACATTCCGGGCCTGACGGTCACGCGGATCGCGTCCGGGCTGCCGATGGGCGGCGACTTGGAGTTCGCGGACGAGTTGACGCTGGGCCGCGCGCTCACCGGCCGCCGGTCCATGGTCTGACCCGTCGGCCGGTCAGGCGGTCACGACGGCGAAGTTGTCGCTGGCCGCCCACGCTTCTTCGAACGTCGCGATCGAGACCTGCTCGTCGGGGCCCGCGCGGAAGCCGCTGTCGTTGAGATGCACCACACCGGCGTCGTAGTCGACCCCGATGACGACCACGAAGTGGTTTTCCTTGGTCCGATTGCCGGGCCGGTTCCAGATCACGTTGTCGTTGACCCCGACGATGATCTTGCGACCGTGATCCAGGTCGACCGCCAGCGCTTCGGTGTTGGGGTACACCGCGTCGGCGGGGATGCCGTAGTGCGCCAGTAGCGGTACCAGGTCGCGATTGCTGGTCCGGCCGTCGGGGCGGTAGATCGGCCCGGGGTGGGCCGCGCTCGGGATGTTTCCCGCCGCGGCGTCGATCTCGTCCTCGCTGGGCTCGTGGCCGCTGATCTGGCCGATCACATCGGCCACCGCCATCTCGCCGCAGTCGAGATGCTGTTGCTGATAACGCCAGTAGGGCGCCGCGGCGGCCGGATCGCC
The Mycobacterium sp. 050128 genome window above contains:
- a CDS encoding YbaB/EbfC family nucleoid-associated protein — protein: MQPGGDMSALLAQAQQMQQKLMEAQQLLANAEIRGQAGGGLVEAIVKGSGEVVAVKIDPSVVDPSDVETLQDLIVGAMVDASKQVTKMAQEQLGSLTAGLSAPPAPPAPPTQMPGL
- the recR gene encoding recombination mediator RecR translates to MFEGPVQDLIDELGKLPGIGPKSAQRIAFHLLSVEPPDIDRLTAVLGRVRDGVRFCAVCGNVSDDERCRICGDPRRDGSQVCVVEEPKDVQAVERTREFRGRYHVLGGALDPLSGVGPDQLRIRELLSRIGERVDGVDITEVIIATDPNTEGEATATYLVRMLRDIPGLTVTRIASGLPMGGDLEFADELTLGRALTGRRSMV
- a CDS encoding Rv3717 family N-acetylmuramoyl-L-alanine amidase, whose amino-acid sequence is MDQRVSRRVGIKTAISMLVAASTLIVPTATATPSNIAGMVVFIDPGHNGANDASIGRQVTTGRGGTKDCQTSGTATNSGYQEHTFTWDTALRVRAVLTALGVRTALSRGNDNALGPCIDERANVANSLRPNAILSIHADGGPPSGRGFHVNYSAPPLNQVQAGPSVQYARIMRDQMQAAGIPPSTYIGQGGLYGRSDLTGLNLAQYPAILVECGNMKNPVDSALMESPDGRQKYADALVRGVAGFLATQGQAR